In the Brassica napus cultivar Da-Ae chromosome A7, Da-Ae, whole genome shotgun sequence genome, one interval contains:
- the LOC106356065 gene encoding extensin isoform X3 has translation MESSRALTTVCILLCLFFSASFFTHSDARKLERHAKKKPKKLVIKAFKHTTFLEKMMTQLNLAQPLEYSTTSSNTQPYGVSTTLTLPPYASLPPLPVPGNAPPFCVNPPNTPLTSPPSISNPGLSPPPGPITVPNPPESSSNPNPPDSTSNPNSNPNPPESSFNPNNPGSSSNPNPPVTVPSPPESSSNPNPPESSSNPNPPVTVPNPPESSSPNPPETVPSPPESGHTPGPSGPISGPPYNEPSPSTPTYTPTPSGNLPSPTGTVPTPSSGFLPPIVYPPPMVPPPSSMTPTSAYWCVAKPTVPDPIIQEAMNFACGSGADCHSIQPNGPCFKPNTLWAHASFAFNSYWQRTKSSGGSCTFGGTGMLVTVDPSYNGCHFDFF, from the exons ATGGAATCAAGTAGAGCTCTCACAACCGTTTGCATTCTCCTCTGTCTCTTTTTCTCGGCCAGCTTCTTCACTCATTCTG ATGCAAGAAAGCTTGAGAGACACGCAAAGAAGAAGCCAAAGAAGTTGGTTATCAAAGCATTCAAGCACACAacatttttagagaaaatgatgACACAGCTCAATCTAGCTCAGCCTTTGGAATATTCAACAACATCCTCCAACACTCAACCTTATGGTGTTAGCACAACTCTCACTCTACCTCCCTATGCTTCACTTCCCCCACTTCCAGTTCCCGGAAATGCCCCTCCTTTTTGTGTTAATCCCCCAAATACTCCTCTAACCTCACCTCCCTCCATTTCCaatcctggacttagcccacctCCCGGCCCAATCACTGTACCTAACCCACCTGAATCATCTTCGAACCCAAACCCGCCCGATTCCACTTCAAACCCAAACTCAAACCCGAACCCACCCGAATCATCTTTTAACCCGAACAACCCGGGTTCCTCATCTAACCCAAACCCACCTGTTACTGTCCCTAGTCCACCAGAATCATCCTCTAACCCAAACCCACCAGAATCATCATCAAACCCAAACCCACCCGTTACCGTTCCAAATCCACCTGAATCATCCAGTCCAAACCCGCCAGAAACAGTTCCTAGTCCTCCTGAATCCGGTCATACACCAGGCCCATCAGGACCCATTTCAGGTCCACCTTACAACGAGCCAAGCCCATCAACCCCAACATACACTCCTACACCGTCCGGTAATCTCCCATCCCCAACCGGAACAGTTCCAACGCCGTCATCGGGGTTCTTACCTCCAATTGTCTATCCACCGCCTATGGTACCACCGCCGTCTAGCATGACTCCGACCTCGGCTTACTGGTGTGTGGCTAAGCCCACAGTGCCTGACCCAATTATTCAAGAAGCCATGAACTTTGCTTGTGGATCAGGAGCTGATTGCCATTCAATTCAGCCTAATGGACCTTGCTTCAAGCCCAATACATTGTGGGCACATGCTTCATTCGCCTTCAATAGCTATTGGCAGCGGACCAAAAGCTCCGGTGGCTCGTGTACATTTGGTGGCACCGGCATGCTTGTTACTGTCGATCCAA GCTATAATGGGTGCCATTTTGATTTCTTCTGA
- the LOC106356065 gene encoding extensin isoform X1 has protein sequence MESSRALTTVCILLCLFFSASFFTHSVVDARKLERHAKKKPKKLVIKAFKHTTFLEKMMTQLNLAQPLEYSTTSSNTQPYGVSTTLTLPPYASLPPLPVPGNAPPFCVNPPNTPLTSPPSISNPGLSPPPGPITVPNPPESSSNPNPPDSTSNPNSNPNPPESSFNPNNPGSSSNPNPPVTVPSPPESSSNPNPPESSSNPNPPVTVPNPPESSSPNPPETVPSPPESGHTPGPSGPISGPPYNEPSPSTPTYTPTPSGNLPSPTGTVPTPSSGFLPPIVYPPPMVPPPSSMTPTSAYWCVAKPTVPDPIIQEAMNFACGSGADCHSIQPNGPCFKPNTLWAHASFAFNSYWQRTKSSGGSCTFGGTGMLVTVDPSYNGCHFDFF, from the exons ATGGAATCAAGTAGAGCTCTCACAACCGTTTGCATTCTCCTCTGTCTCTTTTTCTCGGCCAGCTTCTTCACTCATTCTG TAGTAGATGCAAGAAAGCTTGAGAGACACGCAAAGAAGAAGCCAAAGAAGTTGGTTATCAAAGCATTCAAGCACACAacatttttagagaaaatgatgACACAGCTCAATCTAGCTCAGCCTTTGGAATATTCAACAACATCCTCCAACACTCAACCTTATGGTGTTAGCACAACTCTCACTCTACCTCCCTATGCTTCACTTCCCCCACTTCCAGTTCCCGGAAATGCCCCTCCTTTTTGTGTTAATCCCCCAAATACTCCTCTAACCTCACCTCCCTCCATTTCCaatcctggacttagcccacctCCCGGCCCAATCACTGTACCTAACCCACCTGAATCATCTTCGAACCCAAACCCGCCCGATTCCACTTCAAACCCAAACTCAAACCCGAACCCACCCGAATCATCTTTTAACCCGAACAACCCGGGTTCCTCATCTAACCCAAACCCACCTGTTACTGTCCCTAGTCCACCAGAATCATCCTCTAACCCAAACCCACCAGAATCATCATCAAACCCAAACCCACCCGTTACCGTTCCAAATCCACCTGAATCATCCAGTCCAAACCCGCCAGAAACAGTTCCTAGTCCTCCTGAATCCGGTCATACACCAGGCCCATCAGGACCCATTTCAGGTCCACCTTACAACGAGCCAAGCCCATCAACCCCAACATACACTCCTACACCGTCCGGTAATCTCCCATCCCCAACCGGAACAGTTCCAACGCCGTCATCGGGGTTCTTACCTCCAATTGTCTATCCACCGCCTATGGTACCACCGCCGTCTAGCATGACTCCGACCTCGGCTTACTGGTGTGTGGCTAAGCCCACAGTGCCTGACCCAATTATTCAAGAAGCCATGAACTTTGCTTGTGGATCAGGAGCTGATTGCCATTCAATTCAGCCTAATGGACCTTGCTTCAAGCCCAATACATTGTGGGCACATGCTTCATTCGCCTTCAATAGCTATTGGCAGCGGACCAAAAGCTCCGGTGGCTCGTGTACATTTGGTGGCACCGGCATGCTTGTTACTGTCGATCCAA GCTATAATGGGTGCCATTTTGATTTCTTCTGA
- the LOC106356065 gene encoding extensin isoform X2: MESSRALTTVCILLCLFFSASFFTHSVDARKLERHAKKKPKKLVIKAFKHTTFLEKMMTQLNLAQPLEYSTTSSNTQPYGVSTTLTLPPYASLPPLPVPGNAPPFCVNPPNTPLTSPPSISNPGLSPPPGPITVPNPPESSSNPNPPDSTSNPNSNPNPPESSFNPNNPGSSSNPNPPVTVPSPPESSSNPNPPESSSNPNPPVTVPNPPESSSPNPPETVPSPPESGHTPGPSGPISGPPYNEPSPSTPTYTPTPSGNLPSPTGTVPTPSSGFLPPIVYPPPMVPPPSSMTPTSAYWCVAKPTVPDPIIQEAMNFACGSGADCHSIQPNGPCFKPNTLWAHASFAFNSYWQRTKSSGGSCTFGGTGMLVTVDPSYNGCHFDFF, translated from the exons ATGGAATCAAGTAGAGCTCTCACAACCGTTTGCATTCTCCTCTGTCTCTTTTTCTCGGCCAGCTTCTTCACTCATTCTG TAGATGCAAGAAAGCTTGAGAGACACGCAAAGAAGAAGCCAAAGAAGTTGGTTATCAAAGCATTCAAGCACACAacatttttagagaaaatgatgACACAGCTCAATCTAGCTCAGCCTTTGGAATATTCAACAACATCCTCCAACACTCAACCTTATGGTGTTAGCACAACTCTCACTCTACCTCCCTATGCTTCACTTCCCCCACTTCCAGTTCCCGGAAATGCCCCTCCTTTTTGTGTTAATCCCCCAAATACTCCTCTAACCTCACCTCCCTCCATTTCCaatcctggacttagcccacctCCCGGCCCAATCACTGTACCTAACCCACCTGAATCATCTTCGAACCCAAACCCGCCCGATTCCACTTCAAACCCAAACTCAAACCCGAACCCACCCGAATCATCTTTTAACCCGAACAACCCGGGTTCCTCATCTAACCCAAACCCACCTGTTACTGTCCCTAGTCCACCAGAATCATCCTCTAACCCAAACCCACCAGAATCATCATCAAACCCAAACCCACCCGTTACCGTTCCAAATCCACCTGAATCATCCAGTCCAAACCCGCCAGAAACAGTTCCTAGTCCTCCTGAATCCGGTCATACACCAGGCCCATCAGGACCCATTTCAGGTCCACCTTACAACGAGCCAAGCCCATCAACCCCAACATACACTCCTACACCGTCCGGTAATCTCCCATCCCCAACCGGAACAGTTCCAACGCCGTCATCGGGGTTCTTACCTCCAATTGTCTATCCACCGCCTATGGTACCACCGCCGTCTAGCATGACTCCGACCTCGGCTTACTGGTGTGTGGCTAAGCCCACAGTGCCTGACCCAATTATTCAAGAAGCCATGAACTTTGCTTGTGGATCAGGAGCTGATTGCCATTCAATTCAGCCTAATGGACCTTGCTTCAAGCCCAATACATTGTGGGCACATGCTTCATTCGCCTTCAATAGCTATTGGCAGCGGACCAAAAGCTCCGGTGGCTCGTGTACATTTGGTGGCACCGGCATGCTTGTTACTGTCGATCCAA GCTATAATGGGTGCCATTTTGATTTCTTCTGA
- the LOC106354790 gene encoding metal tolerance protein 9 isoform X1: MNMETTKEQHLGVSGQDYIVDLLPNDDDDHSSPPSSWRLSLDTFRLPSSSPLSSRRTRLSRYLRTPKKERKVSEYYKKQEKLLEGFNEMETINETGFVSGAPSEEELKKLAKSERLAVHISNAANLVLFVAKAYASVESRSMAVIASTLDSLLDLLSGFILWFTANAMSKPNHFHYPIGKRRMQPVGIIVFASVMATLGLQVLLESTRLLVSKNGPHMSSTEEKWMIGIMASATVVKFLLMLYCRSFQNEIVRAYAQDHLFDVVTNSVGLATAVLAVKFYWWIDPSGAILIALYTISTWARTVLENVHSLIGRSAPPDFLAKLTFLIWNHHEKIKHIDTVRAYTFGSHYFVEVDIVLPEDMRLHEAHNIGETLQEKLEQLSEVERAFVHIDFEFTHRPEHKYK; the protein is encoded by the exons ATGAATATGGAGACGACGAAGGAGCAGCATCTCGGCGTTAGTGGACAAGACTACATTGTCGACCTTTTGCCGAACGATGACGATGACCACTCGTCGCCACCGTCTTCGTGGCGTCTCAGTCTCGACACGTTCCGcctcccttcttcttcccccttGTCCTCTCGCCGTACTCGCTTGTCCCGTTATCTCCGGACTCCAA AAAAGGAACGTAAAGTCTCTGAGTACTACAAGAAGCAAGAGAAGCTGCTTGAGGGTTTCAATGAGATGGAAACAATCAACGAAACTGGTTTTGTCTCTGGAGCTCCATCTGAG GAAGAGCTGAAGAAGCTTGCGAAGAGCGAGAGGCTTGCAGTACACATCTCAAACGCAGCGAACCTTGTGCTCTTTGTAGCCAAAGCTTATGCTTCCGTGGAGAGTAGATCTATGGCTGTGATTGCTTCAACTTTGGACTCTCTCTTGGATCTCTTGTCTGGTTTTATCCTGTGGTTTACTGCAAACGCCATGAGCAAACCAAATCATTTTCATTATCCAATCGGAAAACGAAGGATGCAACCTGTG GGGATCATTGTGTTTGCATCTGTCATGGCAACTCTTGGGTTACAAGTGTTGCTAGAGTCAACCAGACTACTAGTTTCCAAG AATGGTCCTCATATGAGCAGCACCGAGGAAAAATGGATGATTGGAATAATGGCATCTGCTACAGTCGTCAAGTTTCTCCTCATGCTTTACTGCAGGAGTTTTCAAAACGAAATCGTCAGAGCCTATGCACAAGACCACCTCTTTGACGTTGTCACCAACTCGGTGGGTTTAGCAACAGCTGTCTTGGCTGTAAAATTCTACTGGTGGATTGATCCCTCTGGTGCTATTCTA ATTGCTTTGTATACAATCAGCACATGGGCAAGAACGGTACTAGAGAATGTTCATTCGCTTATTGGACGCTCTGCACCGCCAGATTTCTTGGCGAAGCTAACGTTCTTGATATGGAACCATCATGAGAAGATTAAACACATTGATACAGTGAGAGCCTACACGTTTGGGTCACACTACTTTGTTGAAGTTGATATTGTTTTGCCAGAGGACATGAGGCTACACGAAGCTCACAACATCGGAGAGACTCTTCAGGAGAAGCTCGAGCAACTCTCTGAGGTCGAGAGGGCTTTCGTTCATATTGACTTTGAGTTCACTCATCGTCCCGAACACAAGTACAAG TAA
- the LOC106354790 gene encoding metal tolerance protein 9 isoform X2: MNMETTKEQHLGVSGQDYIVDLLPNDDDDHSSPPSSWRLSLDTFRLPSSSPLSSRRTRLSRYLRTPKKERKVSEYYKKQEKLLEGFNEMETINETGFVSGAPSEEELKKLAKSERLAVHISNAANLVLFVAKAYASVESRSMAVIASTLDSLLDLLSGFILWFTANAMSKPNHFHYPIGKRRMQPVGIIVFASVMATLGLQVLLESTRLLVSKNGPHMSSTEEKWMIGIMASATVVKFLLMLYCRSFQNEIVRAYAQDHLFDVVTNSVGLATAVLAVKFYWWIDPSGAILIALYTISTWARTVLENVHSLIGRSAPPDFLAKLTFLIWNHHEKIKHIDTVRAYTFGSHYFVEVDIVLPEDMRLHEAHNIGETLQEKLEQLSEVERAFVHIDFEFTHRPEHKYKV; the protein is encoded by the exons ATGAATATGGAGACGACGAAGGAGCAGCATCTCGGCGTTAGTGGACAAGACTACATTGTCGACCTTTTGCCGAACGATGACGATGACCACTCGTCGCCACCGTCTTCGTGGCGTCTCAGTCTCGACACGTTCCGcctcccttcttcttcccccttGTCCTCTCGCCGTACTCGCTTGTCCCGTTATCTCCGGACTCCAA AAAAGGAACGTAAAGTCTCTGAGTACTACAAGAAGCAAGAGAAGCTGCTTGAGGGTTTCAATGAGATGGAAACAATCAACGAAACTGGTTTTGTCTCTGGAGCTCCATCTGAG GAAGAGCTGAAGAAGCTTGCGAAGAGCGAGAGGCTTGCAGTACACATCTCAAACGCAGCGAACCTTGTGCTCTTTGTAGCCAAAGCTTATGCTTCCGTGGAGAGTAGATCTATGGCTGTGATTGCTTCAACTTTGGACTCTCTCTTGGATCTCTTGTCTGGTTTTATCCTGTGGTTTACTGCAAACGCCATGAGCAAACCAAATCATTTTCATTATCCAATCGGAAAACGAAGGATGCAACCTGTG GGGATCATTGTGTTTGCATCTGTCATGGCAACTCTTGGGTTACAAGTGTTGCTAGAGTCAACCAGACTACTAGTTTCCAAG AATGGTCCTCATATGAGCAGCACCGAGGAAAAATGGATGATTGGAATAATGGCATCTGCTACAGTCGTCAAGTTTCTCCTCATGCTTTACTGCAGGAGTTTTCAAAACGAAATCGTCAGAGCCTATGCACAAGACCACCTCTTTGACGTTGTCACCAACTCGGTGGGTTTAGCAACAGCTGTCTTGGCTGTAAAATTCTACTGGTGGATTGATCCCTCTGGTGCTATTCTA ATTGCTTTGTATACAATCAGCACATGGGCAAGAACGGTACTAGAGAATGTTCATTCGCTTATTGGACGCTCTGCACCGCCAGATTTCTTGGCGAAGCTAACGTTCTTGATATGGAACCATCATGAGAAGATTAAACACATTGATACAGTGAGAGCCTACACGTTTGGGTCACACTACTTTGTTGAAGTTGATATTGTTTTGCCAGAGGACATGAGGCTACACGAAGCTCACAACATCGGAGAGACTCTTCAGGAGAAGCTCGAGCAACTCTCTGAGGTCGAGAGGGCTTTCGTTCATATTGACTTTGAGTTCACTCATCGTCCCGAACACAAGTACAAGGTTTGA
- the LOC106354790 gene encoding metal tolerance protein 9 isoform X3 — MSLSIYIYICFESSVSRYIILDMGFAFFSCRKSEKERKVSEYYKKQEKLLEGFNEMETINETGFVSGAPSEEELKKLAKSERLAVHISNAANLVLFVAKAYASVESRSMAVIASTLDSLLDLLSGFILWFTANAMSKPNHFHYPIGKRRMQPVGIIVFASVMATLGLQVLLESTRLLVSKNGPHMSSTEEKWMIGIMASATVVKFLLMLYCRSFQNEIVRAYAQDHLFDVVTNSVGLATAVLAVKFYWWIDPSGAILIALYTISTWARTVLENVHSLIGRSAPPDFLAKLTFLIWNHHEKIKHIDTVRAYTFGSHYFVEVDIVLPEDMRLHEAHNIGETLQEKLEQLSEVERAFVHIDFEFTHRPEHKYKV, encoded by the exons atgtctctctctatatatatatatatatgctttgaATCATCTGTGAGCAGATACATAATATTAGACATGggttttgcttttttttcttgtcgGAAATCAGAAAAGGAACGTAAAGTCTCTGAGTACTACAAGAAGCAAGAGAAGCTGCTTGAGGGTTTCAATGAGATGGAAACAATCAACGAAACTGGTTTTGTCTCTGGAGCTCCATCTGAG GAAGAGCTGAAGAAGCTTGCGAAGAGCGAGAGGCTTGCAGTACACATCTCAAACGCAGCGAACCTTGTGCTCTTTGTAGCCAAAGCTTATGCTTCCGTGGAGAGTAGATCTATGGCTGTGATTGCTTCAACTTTGGACTCTCTCTTGGATCTCTTGTCTGGTTTTATCCTGTGGTTTACTGCAAACGCCATGAGCAAACCAAATCATTTTCATTATCCAATCGGAAAACGAAGGATGCAACCTGTG GGGATCATTGTGTTTGCATCTGTCATGGCAACTCTTGGGTTACAAGTGTTGCTAGAGTCAACCAGACTACTAGTTTCCAAG AATGGTCCTCATATGAGCAGCACCGAGGAAAAATGGATGATTGGAATAATGGCATCTGCTACAGTCGTCAAGTTTCTCCTCATGCTTTACTGCAGGAGTTTTCAAAACGAAATCGTCAGAGCCTATGCACAAGACCACCTCTTTGACGTTGTCACCAACTCGGTGGGTTTAGCAACAGCTGTCTTGGCTGTAAAATTCTACTGGTGGATTGATCCCTCTGGTGCTATTCTA ATTGCTTTGTATACAATCAGCACATGGGCAAGAACGGTACTAGAGAATGTTCATTCGCTTATTGGACGCTCTGCACCGCCAGATTTCTTGGCGAAGCTAACGTTCTTGATATGGAACCATCATGAGAAGATTAAACACATTGATACAGTGAGAGCCTACACGTTTGGGTCACACTACTTTGTTGAAGTTGATATTGTTTTGCCAGAGGACATGAGGCTACACGAAGCTCACAACATCGGAGAGACTCTTCAGGAGAAGCTCGAGCAACTCTCTGAGGTCGAGAGGGCTTTCGTTCATATTGACTTTGAGTTCACTCATCGTCCCGAACACAAGTACAAGGTTTGA
- the LOC106354791 gene encoding phosphoglycerate kinase 3, cytosolic, which translates to MATKRSVGTLKEADLKGKSVFVRVDLNVPLDDNSNITDDTRIRAAVPTIKYLMGNGSRVVLCSHLGRPKGVTPKFSLKPLVPRLSELLGVEVVMANDSIGEEVQKLVAGLPEGGVLLLENVRFYKEEEKNDPEFAKKLAALADVYVNDAFGTAHRAHASTEGVAKYLKPSVAGFLMQKELDYLVGAVANPKKPFAAIVGGSKVSTKIGVIESLLSTVDILLLGGGMIFTFYKAQGHSVGSSLVEEDKLDLAKSLMEKAKAKGVSLLLPTDVVIADKFAPDANSKIVAATAIPDGWMGLDIGPDSIKTFSDALDTTKTIIWNGPMGVFEFDKFAAGTEAVAKQLAELSGKGVTTIIGGGDSVAAVEKVGLADKMSHISTGGGASLELLEGKPLPGVLALDDA; encoded by the exons ATGGCGACGAAGAGAAGCGTTGGAACTTTGAAAGAAGCAGATCTGAAGGGAAAGAGCGTGTTCGTGAGGGTTGATCTTAACGTTCCTTTGGATGATAACTCCAACATCACCGATGACACCAGGATTCGCGCCGCCGTTCCCACCATCAAGTACTTGATGGGTAACGGATCTAGGGTTGTTCTCTGCAGCCACTTG ggtCGCCCGAAAGGTGTTACCCCTAAATTCAGCTTAAAGCCTCTTGTGCCGAGATTGTCTGAGCTTCTTGGTGTCGAG GTTGTGATGGCCAATGACTCTATTGGTGAGGAAGTCCAGAAACTGGTCGCAGGGCTACCTGAAGGTGGTGTTCTTCTCTTGGAGAATGTGAGGTTCTacaaggaagaagagaagaacgACCCTGAATTTGCCAAGAAGCTTGCTGCCCTTGCTGATGTCTACGTCAACGATGCTTTCGGCACTGCTCACAGAGCTCATGCTTCCACTGAGGGAGTTGCCAAGTACCTGAAGCCTTCCGTCGCTGGTTTCCTCATGCAGAAG GAACTTGATTACCTTGTCGGAGCTGTGGCAAACCCCAAGAAGCCTTTTGCTGCCATTGTTGGAGGCTCAAAGGTTTCGACCAAGATTGGTGTCATTGAGTCCCTCttgtccaccgttgacatcctCTTGCTCGGTGGAGGTATGATTTTCACTTTCTACAAGGCGCAAGGTCACTCGGTGGGATCTTCCCTTGTGGAAGAGGACAAGCTTGACTTGGCCAAGTCACTCATGGAGAAGGCCAAAGCCAAAGGTGTCTCTCTTTTACTCCCAACCGATGTGGTCATTGCTGACAAGTTCGCTCCCGATGCTAACAGCAAG ATAGTGGCAGCCACGGCAATCCCTGATGGCTGGATGGGACTCGATATTGGTCCAGACTCCATCAAGACATTCAGCGACGCCCTGGACACAACCAAGACCATCATCTGGAATGGTCCCATGGGTGTATTTGAATTCGATAAGTTTGCAGCTGGAACTGAG GCCGTAGCAAAGCAGCTTGCGGAGCTGAGCGGAAAGGGAGTGACCACGATCATAGGAGGAGGTGACTCTGTGGCTGCCGTGGAGAAGGTTGGTTTGGCAGACAAGATGAGCCACATCTCTACCGGAGGCGGTGCAAGTTTGGAGCTTCTGGAGGGAAAGCCACTTCCAGGAGTCCTCGCTCTCGACGACGCTTGA